In Amycolatopsis endophytica, the following are encoded in one genomic region:
- a CDS encoding bifunctional RNase H/acid phosphatase — MKVVVEADGGSRGNPGPAGYGALVRDAGTGEVLAERQEGLGVATNNVAEYSGLIAGLRAASGVGASEVAVRMDSKLVVEQMSGRWKIKHEALRPLAEQARELAAGFASVTYEWIPRAENSHADRLANEAMDTQAGKPGPDRTSPARWTGAQGTPTKMLLLRHGQTAMSVERRYSGRGDVPLTEHGLQQVAAAAKRLAGLPDLGGDTAIVASPLTRTKQTAQAVADALGSRVETHPGLLETDFGEWEGLTFTEAAERDPALHGRWLRDPSVPAPGGESFDAVLRRVRQTRDELIEARGGQTIIVVSHVTPIKSLLRLGLDAGPSLLFRLHLDLASVSIVEFYPDGNASVRLVNDISHLG; from the coding sequence GTGAAGGTCGTCGTCGAGGCCGACGGCGGTTCGCGGGGCAACCCCGGTCCGGCCGGCTACGGCGCGCTCGTCCGCGACGCCGGCACCGGTGAGGTTCTGGCCGAGCGGCAGGAGGGTCTGGGCGTGGCGACGAACAACGTCGCCGAGTACTCGGGCCTGATCGCCGGGCTGCGTGCCGCGTCCGGCGTGGGCGCGAGCGAGGTCGCCGTGCGGATGGACTCCAAGCTGGTGGTCGAGCAGATGTCCGGCCGGTGGAAGATCAAGCACGAGGCGCTGCGCCCGCTCGCCGAGCAGGCCCGTGAGCTGGCGGCCGGGTTCGCGAGCGTGACCTACGAGTGGATTCCGCGCGCCGAGAACTCCCACGCCGACCGGCTGGCCAACGAAGCCATGGACACGCAGGCAGGCAAGCCGGGCCCGGACCGCACCTCCCCGGCGAGGTGGACCGGGGCCCAGGGCACGCCGACGAAGATGCTGCTGCTGCGGCACGGTCAGACCGCGATGTCGGTCGAGCGCCGCTACTCCGGCCGCGGTGACGTGCCGCTGACCGAGCACGGCCTGCAGCAGGTCGCGGCCGCGGCGAAACGCCTGGCCGGGTTGCCGGACCTGGGTGGCGACACGGCGATCGTCGCGTCCCCGCTGACCAGGACGAAGCAGACCGCGCAGGCCGTCGCCGACGCGCTCGGCAGCCGGGTCGAAACCCACCCGGGCCTGCTGGAGACCGACTTCGGCGAGTGGGAAGGACTGACCTTCACCGAGGCCGCGGAGCGTGATCCCGCGCTGCACGGCCGCTGGCTGCGCGACCCGTCGGTGCCCGCGCCGGGCGGGGAGAGCTTCGACGCGGTGCTGCGCCGGGTCCGGCAGACACGCGACGAGCTGATCGAGGCCCGCGGCGGGCAGACGATCATCGTGGTCAGCCACGTCACGCCGATCAAATCGCTGCTGCGGCTGGGCCTGGACGCCGGGCCGTCACTGCTGTTCCGGTTGCACCTGGACCTGGCGTCGGTGTCGATCGTCGAGTTCTACCCGGACGGCAACGCCTCCGTGCGCCTGGTCAACGACATCTCGCACCTCGGTTAG
- a CDS encoding zinc ribbon domain-containing protein, with the protein MKAEPAVQRQLLELAKVDAELSRVEHRRRTMPETAEIEGIEKTLRELRDTAIRHETAASDLDREIARQEKEIESVRAREDRDRTLIDGGSVNAKQVADLQHELETLARRQSALEDDLLELMERREALGLDVQRTGAEVDKTQETLAEAERRRDETLTDLDTTKARRDEDRAKLLPRFPEGLLKLYERVRAQKNIGAALIRQRKCLACNMEFDRNTVAEIKAAAEDEVVQCENCGAILVRTMESGL; encoded by the coding sequence GTGAAGGCAGAGCCAGCCGTCCAGCGTCAGCTGCTCGAGCTCGCGAAAGTGGATGCCGAGCTGTCCCGGGTCGAGCACCGCCGCCGCACCATGCCCGAGACGGCGGAGATCGAGGGCATCGAGAAGACCCTGCGCGAGCTGCGTGACACGGCGATCCGCCACGAGACCGCGGCGTCGGACCTGGACCGCGAGATCGCACGCCAGGAGAAGGAGATCGAGTCCGTCCGGGCGCGCGAGGACCGCGACCGCACACTGATCGACGGCGGCAGCGTCAACGCCAAGCAGGTCGCCGACCTGCAGCACGAGCTGGAGACCCTGGCGCGCCGCCAGAGCGCGCTCGAAGACGACCTGCTGGAGCTGATGGAGCGCCGCGAGGCGCTGGGCCTGGACGTGCAGCGCACCGGCGCCGAGGTCGACAAGACGCAGGAAACGCTGGCCGAGGCGGAGCGCCGCCGCGACGAAACGCTCACCGATCTGGACACCACGAAGGCGCGCCGCGACGAGGACAGGGCGAAGCTGCTGCCGCGGTTCCCGGAGGGCCTGCTCAAGCTGTACGAGCGGGTGCGCGCGCAGAAGAACATCGGCGCCGCGCTGATCCGGCAGCGGAAGTGCCTGGCCTGCAACATGGAGTTCGACCGCAACACCGTCGCCGAGATCAAGGCCGCCGCGGAGGACGAGGTCGTGCAGTGCGAGAACTGCGGCGCGATCCTGGTCCGCACCATGGAGTCGGGCCTGTGA
- a CDS encoding SCO6745 family protein, translating to MDHEEARALAYRCHRALEPLHSFLYFAPEAEQALTGAGLRPGRMGYFASRSAPMGPVTADVVAATFYNFNPDLIAKYIPRAWSLAGPAGIVEARVAAADAGLRRLLGDELVTSSRLAEAAELAREATEACTAEGRPLYAGHAGLDWPSEPHLVFWHAVTLLREYRGDGHIAALVGHGLSGLAALITYTATGKGFLVAAAKATRGWSDEQWDAGCADLREQGLLDDGGALTAEGTVLRDSVEEQTNASAVAPWRHLGAEKAGRLHELGRELSRHAVANGAFPDGVFATPKA from the coding sequence GTGGATCACGAAGAAGCCCGCGCCCTCGCGTACCGGTGCCACCGCGCGCTCGAACCGCTGCACTCGTTCCTCTACTTCGCGCCCGAGGCCGAGCAGGCCCTGACCGGCGCGGGGCTGCGGCCCGGCCGGATGGGCTACTTCGCGAGCCGCTCCGCCCCGATGGGACCGGTCACCGCCGATGTCGTCGCGGCCACGTTCTACAACTTCAACCCGGACCTGATCGCCAAGTACATCCCGCGCGCCTGGAGCCTGGCCGGGCCGGCGGGGATCGTCGAGGCCCGTGTCGCCGCCGCGGACGCCGGGCTGCGCCGCCTGCTGGGCGACGAGCTGGTCACCTCCTCCCGGCTGGCCGAAGCGGCCGAGCTGGCACGCGAGGCCACCGAGGCGTGCACCGCCGAGGGCCGTCCGCTGTACGCGGGCCACGCCGGGCTGGACTGGCCGTCCGAACCGCACCTCGTGTTCTGGCACGCCGTGACCCTGCTGCGCGAGTACCGCGGTGACGGGCACATCGCCGCCCTGGTCGGACACGGCCTGAGCGGGCTGGCGGCGCTGATCACCTACACAGCGACCGGGAAGGGCTTTCTGGTCGCGGCCGCCAAGGCCACGCGCGGTTGGTCCGACGAGCAGTGGGACGCCGGATGCGCGGACCTGCGCGAGCAGGGCTTGCTCGACGACGGCGGCGCCCTCACGGCGGAGGGCACGGTGCTGCGGGACAGCGTCGAGGAGCAGACGAACGCGTCCGCGGTGGCGCCGTGGCGGCACCTGGGCGCGGAGAAGGCCGGGCGGTTGCACGAGCTGGGCCGTGAACTGTCCCGTCACGCGGTCGCGAACGGCGCCTTCCCGGACGGCGTTTTCGCGACACCGAAGGCCTGA
- a CDS encoding SLC13 family permease: MIAALCSLGALAAVLGFATVRPRGLPEALLAVPAALVVLATGLVPLHEARDETITLAPTLGFLAAILVLADVTDREGVFTWLGTRLASACRGRPPVLLALTFAAAAGTTAVLSLDATVVLLTPVVLATTKTLGLPPKPHVFACAHLANSASTLLPVSNLTNLLAFAASGLTFTGFAALMALPWLVTLTIELAVFLWFFRRDLAPRPTPQPDDGRPAPVFTLVVLALTLAGFATGQLIGLAPGWVAAIAAAVLGVRALVRRETTPWRIVVAANPLLTLFVLGLAVVVQSVSDHLLGGPLGALLPETAGLPELLLTAFVAAVLANVLNNLPATLILLSVLGPHPATGVLLAVLLGVNIGPNATYLGSLATLLWRRVLGRDAPGVGEFTRLGLATVPVSLAAATTALWLVL; encoded by the coding sequence ATGATCGCGGCGCTGTGCAGCCTCGGCGCACTCGCCGCGGTTCTCGGCTTCGCCACGGTCCGGCCGCGTGGCCTGCCGGAAGCTCTCCTGGCGGTCCCGGCCGCGCTCGTCGTCCTCGCCACCGGCCTCGTCCCGCTCCACGAGGCCCGCGACGAAACGATCACCCTGGCACCGACACTCGGGTTCCTCGCCGCCATCCTCGTGCTCGCCGATGTCACCGACCGGGAAGGCGTCTTCACCTGGCTCGGCACGCGTCTGGCGTCCGCGTGCCGGGGACGGCCGCCGGTGTTGCTCGCCCTCACGTTCGCCGCCGCGGCGGGCACCACGGCGGTGCTCAGCCTCGACGCGACCGTCGTGCTCCTGACGCCTGTCGTGCTGGCCACCACGAAGACGCTCGGCCTGCCCCCGAAGCCGCACGTCTTCGCGTGCGCCCATTTGGCCAACTCCGCCTCGACCCTGTTGCCGGTCTCGAACCTGACCAACCTGCTGGCCTTCGCCGCGTCCGGGCTCACCTTCACCGGCTTCGCCGCGCTGATGGCGTTGCCGTGGCTCGTCACCCTCACGATCGAACTCGCGGTCTTCCTCTGGTTCTTCCGGCGCGACCTCGCCCCTCGACCGACACCACAACCGGACGACGGCCGGCCCGCACCGGTCTTCACGCTGGTCGTCCTGGCCCTCACGCTCGCCGGGTTCGCCACCGGTCAGCTGATCGGGCTCGCCCCGGGCTGGGTGGCCGCCATCGCCGCCGCCGTGCTGGGGGTCCGGGCGCTCGTCCGCCGCGAGACGACGCCGTGGCGGATCGTCGTCGCCGCGAACCCGCTGCTCACACTGTTCGTGCTGGGGCTCGCGGTCGTCGTGCAGTCGGTGTCCGACCACCTGCTCGGCGGCCCGCTCGGCGCGCTGCTCCCGGAGACGGCCGGGTTGCCCGAACTGCTGCTCACCGCGTTCGTCGCCGCCGTGCTGGCCAACGTGCTCAACAACCTGCCCGCGACGCTGATCCTGCTGTCCGTGCTCGGCCCGCACCCGGCCACCGGCGTGCTGCTGGCGGTCCTGCTGGGCGTGAACATCGGCCCGAACGCCACCTACCTCGGCTCGCTGGCGACGCTGCTGTGGCGCCGGGTGCTGGGCCGCGACGCCCCCGGCGTCGGCGAGTTCACCCGGCTCGGCCTCGCAACAGTGCCGGTCAGCCTCGCCGCCGCGACCACCGCGCTGTGGCTCGTGCTCTAA
- a CDS encoding Nif3-like dinuclear metal center hexameric protein, translating to MPALAEVIAVLEDAYPPALAESWDAVGLVCGDPAETVEKVLVCVDPVADTIDEAIEAGAQLVVAHHPLLLRGVHGVPADTPKGALVHRLIRAGIALYCAHTNADSANPGVSDALAEAIGLRVLRPLDPHPDGGTGLGRIGELPVPEPFAAFVRRVAAALPRTEPGVLGAGDPDRLIRTVAVSGGAGDSFLETARRAGVDAYVTADLRHHPAGEHLETGPDAPALVGLTHWASEWPWCGQASAVLRTAFAGNVDVHVSGRRTDPWTIRV from the coding sequence ATGCCCGCGCTCGCCGAAGTGATCGCCGTTCTGGAGGACGCCTACCCGCCCGCGCTGGCCGAGAGCTGGGACGCCGTCGGTCTCGTGTGCGGGGATCCCGCCGAGACGGTGGAGAAGGTCCTGGTCTGCGTCGACCCCGTCGCCGACACCATCGACGAGGCGATCGAGGCCGGGGCGCAGCTGGTCGTCGCGCATCATCCGTTGCTGCTGCGCGGCGTGCACGGTGTGCCTGCGGACACTCCGAAGGGTGCGCTGGTGCACCGGCTCATCCGTGCCGGCATCGCCCTCTACTGCGCGCACACCAATGCCGACTCGGCGAACCCCGGTGTCTCGGACGCGCTCGCCGAGGCGATCGGGCTGCGGGTGCTCCGCCCGCTCGACCCGCATCCGGACGGCGGCACCGGACTGGGGCGCATCGGGGAGCTGCCCGTGCCCGAGCCGTTCGCGGCGTTCGTGCGGCGGGTCGCCGCCGCACTGCCCCGCACCGAACCCGGCGTTCTCGGCGCGGGCGACCCGGACCGTCTGATTAGGACCGTCGCGGTGTCGGGCGGGGCCGGCGACAGTTTTCTGGAGACGGCCCGGCGCGCGGGGGTCGACGCCTACGTCACCGCCGACCTGCGGCATCACCCCGCAGGGGAGCACCTGGAGACCGGGCCGGACGCGCCCGCTCTGGTCGGCCTGACCCACTGGGCCAGCGAATGGCCGTGGTGTGGTCAAGCCTCGGCGGTCCTGCGTACCGCCTTTGCGGGTAACGTCGACGTTCACGTGTCCGGGCGCCGCACCGATCCGTGGACCATCCGTGTGTGA
- a CDS encoding low molecular weight protein-tyrosine-phosphatase: MGRSFHVRQTAGVSEPSLHLCFVCSGNICRSPMAAVVFRAHLERAGLADRVRVTSAGTGPWHVGEPADERARDTLRAHGYRAKHVAAQVDGDHLAADLLLAADQGHLRALRRMADDPGRVRLLRSFDPTAPADAEVPDPYYGGDDGFDDVLAMIERTVPALLDWVNARL, translated from the coding sequence ATGGGGCGATCTTTTCACGTCCGGCAGACTGCGGGTGTGAGTGAGCCGTCCCTGCACCTGTGCTTCGTCTGTTCCGGCAACATCTGCCGCTCCCCGATGGCGGCCGTCGTGTTCCGCGCTCACCTTGAGCGCGCCGGGCTGGCCGACCGGGTGCGTGTCACCAGCGCCGGCACCGGCCCGTGGCACGTCGGCGAGCCCGCCGACGAGCGGGCCCGCGACACGCTGCGCGCGCACGGCTACCGCGCCAAGCACGTGGCCGCCCAGGTCGACGGCGACCACCTGGCCGCGGACCTCCTCCTCGCCGCCGACCAGGGCCACCTCCGCGCGCTGCGCCGCATGGCCGACGACCCCGGCCGGGTCCGGCTGCTGCGCTCGTTCGACCCCACCGCCCCGGCGGACGCCGAAGTGCCCGACCCGTACTACGGCGGCGACGACGGCTTCGACGACGTGCTCGCGATGATCGAGCGCACCGTCCCGGCGCTGCTCGACTGGGTGAACGCGAGACTGTGA
- a CDS encoding fructosamine kinase family protein — MSAREAVERLLGVSVTGVRRSSGAVCLVTAEGRGVLVAKQGVGPGAADAEAAGLRWLGEHGDVPVPHVHAHDDEWVVMDHIPPTYPEATAAEAFGRGLARLHLRGAPSYGSPPPGGPADAWMGIAPMRNEPCPDWPSFYAAHRVLPYLRMCVDQGLYDADQATVFDRLCERLDELGGPPEPPSRLHGDAWSGNVHWAREGVWLIDPAAHGGHRETDLAMLRLFGTPLLEHILGAYEEAAKEFESPLADGWQDRVELHQVFPLLMHAAVFGGGYARQALQAARTTLG, encoded by the coding sequence ATGAGCGCACGTGAAGCCGTCGAACGACTGCTGGGCGTCTCCGTCACCGGGGTGCGGCGCAGCAGCGGCGCGGTGTGCCTGGTCACGGCGGAGGGCCGCGGCGTTCTCGTCGCCAAGCAGGGCGTCGGGCCGGGCGCCGCCGATGCCGAGGCCGCCGGCCTGCGCTGGCTTGGCGAACACGGCGACGTCCCGGTGCCGCACGTCCACGCCCACGACGACGAGTGGGTGGTGATGGACCATATCCCGCCCACCTACCCCGAGGCGACCGCGGCGGAGGCGTTCGGGCGCGGCCTGGCGCGGCTGCACCTGCGGGGCGCGCCGTCCTACGGTTCGCCCCCGCCGGGCGGCCCGGCCGACGCGTGGATGGGCATCGCGCCGATGCGCAACGAGCCGTGCCCCGACTGGCCGTCCTTCTACGCCGCCCACCGAGTGCTTCCGTACCTGCGGATGTGCGTCGACCAGGGCCTTTACGACGCCGACCAGGCCACGGTGTTCGACCGCCTGTGCGAACGGCTGGACGAGCTGGGCGGCCCGCCCGAGCCGCCGTCCCGTCTGCACGGCGACGCGTGGAGCGGCAACGTCCATTGGGCACGCGAGGGGGTGTGGCTGATCGACCCCGCCGCGCACGGCGGGCACCGCGAGACGGACCTGGCGATGCTGCGGCTGTTCGGGACGCCCCTGCTGGAGCACATCCTCGGCGCGTACGAGGAGGCGGCGAAGGAGTTCGAGTCCCCGCTGGCCGACGGCTGGCAGGACCGCGTCGAGCTGCACCAGGTGTTCCCGCTGCTCATGCACGCCGCTGTCTTCGGCGGCGGGTACGCACGGCAGGCGCTGCAAGCCGCCCGTACGACACTCGGCTGA